One stretch of Enterococcus mundtii DNA includes these proteins:
- a CDS encoding type IV toxin-antitoxin system AbiEi family antitoxin domain-containing protein, translating to MTKAMVYKLLEEFNGTLALKDAKKAGISPVTIKRMVDRGELDREYPGFFTLPGQFPDELFMAQKKYERGIISHITALDLYDLTDMIPRQIDLTVPYGYHVSGKGLKEFAVELHYTKTEWYELGKVEIKSRYGNPVIAYDQERTLCDIWNPWYNVEDEIKVKAIKNYMESNRKNLRKLNEYRRILPTDKTMRSYIMALN from the coding sequence ATGACAAAAGCAATGGTATACAAGCTGCTAGAAGAATTTAATGGAACTTTGGCTTTGAAGGATGCCAAAAAAGCGGGCATTTCTCCTGTAACGATCAAACGTATGGTAGATCGAGGGGAGCTGGATCGAGAGTATCCAGGTTTTTTCACTTTACCTGGCCAATTTCCTGATGAATTGTTTATGGCGCAAAAGAAATATGAGCGCGGCATTATTTCACATATTACCGCGTTAGATTTGTATGATTTAACAGATATGATTCCTAGACAGATCGATTTGACTGTTCCTTACGGTTATCACGTTTCTGGAAAAGGATTGAAGGAATTCGCAGTTGAGTTACACTATACAAAAACAGAATGGTATGAACTAGGTAAGGTTGAAATAAAAAGTCGCTATGGGAATCCTGTTATAGCCTATGATCAAGAAAGAACCTTGTGTGACATTTGGAATCCCTGGTATAACGTTGAGGATGAAATCAAAGTAAAAGCAATCAAAAACTACATGGAATCGAATAGAAAAAATCTTAGAAAATTGAATGAGTATCGAAGAATTTTGCCAACAGACAAAACGATGCGCTCTTATATTATGGCTTTAAATTAA